In the Erinaceus europaeus chromosome 22, mEriEur2.1, whole genome shotgun sequence genome, ATTTCGAATCCTTTTTTCAAGTCTTCGAGAAGTTTTCTTCGGGAGAGGACTCAGGTTTTTAAAGAGGTAAGCGGTGCCCATGAGAGTGCACAAGGGCGCGGGTTCAGTCCtgagctgtggagcagggctgcagctgtctctctgtcccccaatccatctccccctttcctctcaacaaaTTCAGATTTGTGGAAGGTAACTGAGCCGAAGTGAGGTGAGGGCCTCCGTCACCTGCACCACTTCTGCCCAACCCAAGTCGTCTGCTTTGTGGTTGCGGCTGCCAGTCGGTTGTCCCCTGAAGATGAGCGAAGGTGCTGGGGTTGGGTCCCCTAGAGGCGGCTGCTCTGCTGCCCCCCAGCACCCCCTTCACCAAGACGTGGTAAAACCGGGGCGTGTCTCAGCCGTGTCAGGGCGGTGTGTACACCACAGACCCACAGCGTGTCACCCAGCACCTGTCACCCATGGGGTATCACCCAGTGCCTGTCACCCACGGGGTATCACCCAGGCCTGTCACCTACAGCATGTCACCCAGTGCCTGTCACCCACGGGGTATCACCCATGTCCTGTCACCTACAGCATATCACCCACGGGGTATCACCCAGCACCTGTTACCCATGACCTGTCACCTACAGCATGTCACCCAGCGTCTGTAACCCACGGGGTGTCACCCAGGGCCTGTCCCAGGGCAGGGTGATCCTGGCTGGAGTCGTGTGCACATGGGGGGCTGGGAACTTACACCCCGGAGACAACAGTCTCGTCGCCAATAAAAAATCAGCTTAAATAGAAGGAAATGGAAGGGAAACCCGCTTCCGTCAGTACCCTGGTGTCCCTGAGGCTGTGGCTCCCTCCTCCGAGCACTTGTTCGCCCCGCGGCGAGGGGACAGTGACAGGCGACACGGTCGCCAGTAACAGCCTGAGCTCAGCCAGGGCCGCCTGGTGCGCATGCGCCCCGCGCCTTGTGCGCACACGCACTCGGAAGCGCGCGCCAGGACATTCCCCCGTGCACGAGCCTCGCGACCCGAGGTGCGCGCGTCCAGCGTTTGCTGCGGTTAGTATCGGGGGCTGGTGGAGCGCGACTTGCAGGGTCTTGGCGGAGAGCGCGCAAAGAGAGGTTCACTCGGGACTCTTGTGATTCCACAAGGGCCGTAGCTACCGCCGCAGGGCACCGAGGATGCTCGGCCGCGTCATGGCCGCCAGCTCGGCCTCCGCGGCGTCGGAGAAGGCAGGGACTGAGCGGACGCGGTGGGCGGGGGCGGACGCGCTCCTGGGCGGGGCTACGGACTGGGCCGCTGTTGGGGGTGGGGCGTGGTCTGGTGCGGTGGGAGGGGCCTAGGCGTCCCTGGGCGGGGCTACAGGCAGAGGCGGTGTCGGGAGGCTGGGTCCTGGGCCGGCGCGGTGGGCGTGGCTGTGCGCAGGGACCGGCTAGGTGGGAGTGGCCAAGGCATCAGCCTGTTAGGTGGGCGTGGTTGCGGGCATGGGGCGGGGCTTGGGCGGGAGAGAAGGCGGGGCGCTCTCCCGAGAAGAAGGAGCGAGGAAACGATCAAGTTCAGGGAGACCCATAGCATCATCATTATTACCAAGGTAGTTTTGCCACGAATCTTTAAAGACCTAAGTAGCACCGGTGGGAAAGAATGTTAGTAGTAAGGACCTTCTGAAAACTTGTGTCGACATAATAAATGAACGAGACTTGTACATGATGCAAAAGGGCCTGTAGTGAATCGTGCATTCTCAGCCTTATCCTTTCTCCcagcatctccccttcccttccaccAGGATTGTTCCTGAAATAATCACTGAAAACCCagattatgcttagcgaaataagtaaaaagacttATTtccactggatggtttcactcaaatgtggaGTCTAGAGCACCgagacacatgaacttgaaaaaattaaaaaagaaacaagcaaactgtttctaagactttttgagaactttggcggtgggggggggggagatagcttaatggttatgcaaacagactctcatgcctgaggctccaaagtcctagatccAATCCCCCATACtgcaccataagcctgagctgagcagtgttttttttttttttttaaacgcactctggtggttatctttggggggtgggagggtggggacacagagctttgatggtgggtgtcGTATGGAGCTacatattatcttacaatcttgcaacctactattaatcaaaaTGAAAAAATTTCCTGCTCTCCCTTCACTTCTCTTATCACAGTGCCTCAACACTTCAttgaacttttattatttttttctttctaaaagtcATGAATCATTATTGTGTAATGCATGGATGTTGTGAAACTGCTTTGACATTTGTTTCATGAATAATTTCTAATGAATGTTTCTTAGCCTAAGTTACTCTGGGCATCTGTTTTTGGTGAACTGATTAAAAATCTGAGCACTATCGTATGGGTCAATTTTGAGTGTGATTATGAGTTCACTTTAGGGAATGTGGAATTTAGGAAAACAGTGAAAGTATTGGAACTAGATCTATTGCTTTGGATGTCCGTGCATCAAGCGCGAGCCATGTGATCTGCTTAGATACCTGGGCTGTatgctctgtttttgtttttttcttgtatttttaaaattttcatcagAACACTGCTAGACTCTTGCTtcttgtggtgctagggattgaacctgcactctttggcacctcaggcaggAAGGTCTTTCAGCATCACCAGTATGCTATCACCACtgtatattttgttttgtaaagCGGTTTCATAATGCCTTTGAGAAATGTGTAATTGAGTCTTTCTTttgtagttgttggacaggacagagagaaatggagagaggaggggaagacagagacggggagagaaaaatagacacctgcagacctgcttcactgcctgtgaagccactcccctgcaggtggggagccggggcctggaaccggggtctggatccttatgccggtctttgtgcttggcgccatgtgtgcttaacacgctgcgctaccacccgactcccctgtaaCTGAGTCTTTCATGGTGTCTGTACATgtctgcttcctccctgcaggcagctATTTCCTGCGACAGAAGGAACCAGCATTGTCACTGGCTCACCACTGCCATGATCAAGTGCCTGTCAGCCGAAGTTCAAGCCAAATTGCGTTCTGGTCTGGCCATAGGCTCCTTGGCCCAGTGCGTTGAGGAGCTTGCCCTCAACAGTATTGACGCTGAAGCCAAGTGCGTGGCCGTCAGAGTAAATCTGGAAACCTTCCAAGTTCAGGTGATAGACAATGGCTGTGGGATGAGGCGTGAGGACCTCGCCAAGGTGGGAAGTCGCTACTGCACGAGTAAATGCAGCTCCCTAGAGGAGCTAGAGAAGCCGAGGTTTTATGGCTTCCGCGGGGAGGCCTTGGCAAGCATAGCTGACATGGCCAGCGCTGTGGAAATCTCGTCCAGGGAAAACAGGACGATGAGAACTTTTGTGAGACTGTTCCAGAATGGAAAAGCCCTGAATGTCAGTGAAGCTGAGTTGACCAGACCCAGTGCCGGCACAACCGTGACCGCGTATAATCTTTTCTACCAGTTACCTGTAAGGAGGAAGTGCACGGACCCCAGGCTGGAGTTTGAGAAGGTTCGGCAGAGGATAGAAGCGCTCTCACTTCTGCACCCCTCCATCTCGTTCTCTTTGAGAAATGACGTTTCTGGTTCCATGGTTCTCCAACTCTCTAAAACCAAAGACACGTGTTCCCGGTTTTGTCAAATTTATGGACTGGCTAAGTCCCAAAAGTTAAAAGAGATACGATTTAAATATCAGGAGTTTGAGCTGGATGGCTTTATCAGCTCTGAAGCACACTACAATAAGAACATGCAGTTTTTGTTTGTGAATAAAAGGCTGATTTTAAGGACAAAGTTGCACAAACTCATTGACTTTTTACTGAGGAAAGAAAGTATTATTTGCAAGCCAAGGAATGGCCCTGGCAGTAGACAGATGAATTTGAATCCTCGGTACCGGTCGAACCCAGAACTGCACGGCATCTATGTGATCAACGTGCATTGCCCATTCTGCGAATATGACATTTGCATGGACCCAGCGAAAACACTCATTGAGTTTCAGAACTGGGACACTCTCCTGGCTTGCATCCAGGAAGGAGtgaaaatgtttttgaaaaaagagaaattatttgTGGAATTATCAGGTGAGGACCTTAAAGAATTCAGTGAGGACAATGGCTTTAGTCTATTAAGTGCCACACTTCAGAGGCATGTGTTCTCAGACGAAAAATGTGACCAGCTCAGTTTCCGGGAAGCGTGCAATAATATTTCAGATTCCTACGAACTATTTAATTTGCGGTCAAAAGCTGTGAAAAGGAAAGCTAGTACAGAAAACAGAAATCCACAGGATCCCAGGGATTCCGAAACTGCCACAAAACAGACAAGTGATCCGTTATCCTACACTTACGAGTTAGATGGCTCAAGCCATAGTGGGGCGACAGTGTCCTCTTTATCCATGAAGGACAGCTCTGGCCCAGATCTGAGGGGCTCAGAAGAATTAAAAACAGAAGCATCAAGACTAGTAGGCAAAAATGAGAAACCTGACCAATGTTGCTCGGAGCTTCATTCATCAGAAACTTCACGGGGGACCAGTCCAGAGATGTTTTCCAGCCCCTCTCAGACATGTCACCGTGGAGGAAATGTTGAACTGCAAAGCTCGGGCACTCCGGCTAGTAGCACGGCTACCCTCATCCTGAACAGCCAGTCACTGCAGAACCGATTGGAGAGGTCAGAAGAGGCGACTAAAAGGGGATACCAACTTCCATCTTTGGAGACAATAAGACTGAGAGCACACGCTGctcagagaaaggagagggaaagaaagaaagacccacCTTCTCCTGGAGGGGGAAGGAGTTTTAGTTGTGGACACGTTAAATTGTCTTCCACTGGATTTATAACTCACAGAGTACAAAATGAGCAAGTGAAATCAAGCGAGACAGAACATTTATTTAAACACTGTCTTGGCTCTGGTCCTGTGAGTGTCCGAGGAACATTTGGAAATAGAACATGCCATCCATATGAGGCTCCAAGCATCAAAGATCTAACCAGGACTTCCAGTAAGGAATCTACCCAGCTGCTTGCCACGCACTTGCACAGACCCAGTGTCACTTACAGAGTTGAGGCCAAGCCTGTAGCAACTGACAGAGAGTCTGCTGTTTTTCAGGAAGGCAGTGAAAAATCTCACACAGGTTGCGTATTGCCCGACACAATTTCTTTCCCCTGGTGTAGACGTGTTGCAACCGATAGTAAGAAAGCAGGTAAGTTAACTGGCTCCTCGAGGCCTGTATCCCATAAGAAGCTAAGCTTGAGTTCACAATTAGGATCTTTAGAGAAGTTTAAGAGACAGTATGGGAAAATTGAAAATCACCGGAGCCCAGAGGTAGAGGAAAGCAATAACTTTGAAATCACTGCTGATTCCAGGATTCCAGTGGAACCTAATCTTTCGCTCAAAGACAAAATCCACTTAGGGAATGCTGACATTGCTGGAACCACAACTCAGAAACATGGTGATTCCAACAGTAGTTGTCCACCGGTACGCCACATCCTTGATTCAGAGAAGCTTCCATTCTCCATGGAAGAAAACTGTTTGGAGCAACAAGTTCCTCACGTGAGAGAAAGTCCTCTAGTGCTACAGGACTTAGTACATGTTAACAGAACCCCGTGGGAGGCTGAGAAGTCACTGGAATCACTAGCCTCAAAATTATCCAGAATGAAAGGTTCCGAAAGAGAGACTCAAGCAGTGGAGACGGTGAGTCAACTTACCGAATGTGCACAGTCAGGAGCTAGGAGGGAAGCTGAGGACACGTGCAGCGAGTTGTCCCTGGACTCTTATAGACCGTTTAAAAAGGAGCATGAAGAACCCGGGGATGGCATCATCCCGGCCTCAGACTCCGTCGCATGGGAGATTGCTGTCGCTAGAGATGGGGAGACTCCTTCTAACAATCACAGAACTGAGAACTCTGtgacaccagaactctgtgtactACCCTCTGATGATGTCCTGTTCATCAGCGAAGACCCAGAAGCCCTTAGAGCTTCACACCAAGAGGCAGGAAGTCCTGACTCTGCTAGCAGGATGTTGGCAAGTCACACGGCTTATCCTGAGGGTGAGGACCCGACAGCAAAGACTCGCTCTGAAAATGAAGAGCCAGACACCTGCTCTTTGGATTGGCAGCGACACTTTGATGTGGCCCTGGGAAGAATGGTTTACATCAACAAAGTCACTGGACTCAGCATGTTCTCAGCACCCACCCAGGACGTTCAGGTGGCTTGTACTAAAAACCTGACAACAGTGGCCGTGGATGTCCTCCTCGAGAATGGTAAGTGTTTACCGGCGTGTGGCACTTCTCAAGCTGGGGACAGTGCCCACAGGGCACAGTAATCCTGGCCCATAGAGACTATCTCAGCAGACAGaacgttttttaattttattattattattattattattttatttgcctccagggttcttgctggggctcggtgcctgcactacgagtctaCTGCATCAGtgagaaattaggaggggaggggaagatggggagagagaaagacacctacagacctgctttaccttgtgaggcgaccccctgcaaatggggagccaggggcttgaactgggatccttgcacaggtccttgcgctttttactatgtgtgcttaacccggggtgccactgcccggccacaacagaacatttaaaaaaacattttatttatttattattggatagagacagagaaattgagagggaaggggagataaagagggagagagaccgagagacacctgcatccctgctttgccactcacaaagttttccttctgcaagtgggggctgggggctcgaacctggttccttgtgcattgcatcacgtgcagtcaaccaggtgcaccaccaccagaccctgcAGATAGAATATTTTGCAGCTTAATTATAAAATGTATCTTATGAGGATTCTCTTAAATTTGATCTCTGAATCTGTACGTGATGGGGATGGAGTTgaatggctggggagacagcttggtGCTTCTGTAAAAAAGcctttcctgcctaaggctcagaggtcacaggttcagtccccagcaccaccatcagccagagctgggttGTGCTCTGGGAAAATAAGTAGGTAAACGACATAGACTGAGACAGAGCGAGGTGTGTCAGTGGGTG is a window encoding:
- the MLH3 gene encoding DNA mismatch repair protein Mlh3 isoform X4 yields the protein MIKCLSAEVQAKLRSGLAIGSLAQCVEELALNSIDAEAKCVAVRVNLETFQVQVIDNGCGMRREDLAKVGSRYCTSKCSSLEELEKPRFYGFRGEALASIADMASAVEISSRENRTMRTFVRLFQNGKALNVSEAELTRPSAGTTVTAYNLFYQLPVRRKCTDPRLEFEKVRQRIEALSLLHPSISFSLRNDVSGSMVLQLSKTKDTCSRFCQIYGLAKSQKLKEIRFKYQEFELDGFISSEAHYNKNMQFLFVNKRLILRTKLHKLIDFLLRKESIICKPRNGPGSRQMNLNPRYRSNPELHGIYVINVHCPFCEYDICMDPAKTLIEFQNWDTLLACIQEGVKMFLKKEKLFVELSGEDLKEFSEDNGFSLLSATLQRHVFSDEKCDQLSFREACNNISDSYELFNLRSKAVKRKASTENRNPQDPRDSETATKQTSDPLSYTYELDGSSHSGATVSSLSMKDSSGPDLRGSEELKTEASRLVGKNEKPDQCCSELHSSETSRGTSPEMFSSPSQTCHRGGNVELQSSGTPASSTATLILNSQSLQNRLERSEEATKRGYQLPSLETIRLRAHAAQRKERERKKDPPSPGGGRSFSCGHVKLSSTGFITHRVQNEQVKSSETEHLFKHCLGSGPVSVRGTFGNRTCHPYEAPSIKDLTRTSSKESTQLLATHLHRPSVTYRVEAKPVATDRESAVFQEGSEKSHTGCVLPDTISFPWCRRVATDSKKAGKLTGSSRPVSHKKLSLSSQLGSLEKFKRQYGKIENHRSPEVEESNNFEITADSRIPVEPNLSLKDKIHLGNADIAGTTTQKHGDSNSSCPPVRHILDSEKLPFSMEENCLEQQVPHVRESPLVLQDLVHVNRTPWEAEKSLESLASKLSRMKGSERETQAVETVSQLTECAQSGARREAEDTCSELSLDSYRPFKKEHEEPGDGIIPASDSVAWEIAVARDGETPSNNHRTENSVTPELCVLPSDDVLFISEDPEALRASHQEAGSPDSASRMLASHTAYPEGEDPTAKTRSENEEPDTCSLDWQRHFDVALGRMVYINKVTGLSMFSAPTQDVQVACTKNLTTVAVDVLLENGFQYRCHPFRSDLVLPFLPRTQEERAVVMQSDQDAVGDGAGSQSLQSLFSAWDNPVFARCPQVAVDVSSGQAESLAVRVHNILYPYRFTKDMIHSMQVLQQVDNKFIACLLSTEPTRRGEAGGDQRLEPRSLCSITCAQPGAPPPGPLSSFDVYIY
- the MLH3 gene encoding DNA mismatch repair protein Mlh3 isoform X1; the encoded protein is MIKCLSAEVQAKLRSGLAIGSLAQCVEELALNSIDAEAKCVAVRVNLETFQVQVIDNGCGMRREDLAKVGSRYCTSKCSSLEELEKPRFYGFRGEALASIADMASAVEISSRENRTMRTFVRLFQNGKALNVSEAELTRPSAGTTVTAYNLFYQLPVRRKCTDPRLEFEKVRQRIEALSLLHPSISFSLRNDVSGSMVLQLSKTKDTCSRFCQIYGLAKSQKLKEIRFKYQEFELDGFISSEAHYNKNMQFLFVNKRLILRTKLHKLIDFLLRKESIICKPRNGPGSRQMNLNPRYRSNPELHGIYVINVHCPFCEYDICMDPAKTLIEFQNWDTLLACIQEGVKMFLKKEKLFVELSGEDLKEFSEDNGFSLLSATLQRHVFSDEKCDQLSFREACNNISDSYELFNLRSKAVKRKASTENRNPQDPRDSETATKQTSDPLSYTYELDGSSHSGATVSSLSMKDSSGPDLRGSEELKTEASRLVGKNEKPDQCCSELHSSETSRGTSPEMFSSPSQTCHRGGNVELQSSGTPASSTATLILNSQSLQNRLERSEEATKRGYQLPSLETIRLRAHAAQRKERERKKDPPSPGGGRSFSCGHVKLSSTGFITHRVQNEQVKSSETEHLFKHCLGSGPVSVRGTFGNRTCHPYEAPSIKDLTRTSSKESTQLLATHLHRPSVTYRVEAKPVATDRESAVFQEGSEKSHTGCVLPDTISFPWCRRVATDSKKAGKLTGSSRPVSHKKLSLSSQLGSLEKFKRQYGKIENHRSPEVEESNNFEITADSRIPVEPNLSLKDKIHLGNADIAGTTTQKHGDSNSSCPPVRHILDSEKLPFSMEENCLEQQVPHVRESPLVLQDLVHVNRTPWEAEKSLESLASKLSRMKGSERETQAVETVSQLTECAQSGARREAEDTCSELSLDSYRPFKKEHEEPGDGIIPASDSVAWEIAVARDGETPSNNHRTENSVTPELCVLPSDDVLFISEDPEALRASHQEAGSPDSASRMLASHTAYPEGEDPTAKTRSENEEPDTCSLDWQRHFDVALGRMVYINKVTGLSMFSAPTQDVQVACTKNLTTVAVDVLLENGFQYRCHPFRSDLVLPFLPRTQEERAVVMQSDQDAVGDGAGSQSLQSLFSAWDNPVFARCPQVAVDVSSGQAESLAVRVHNILYPYRFTKDMIHSMQVLQQVDNKFIACLLSTEPTRRGEAGGNLLVLVDQHAAHERVRLEQLIVDSYEHQGPQGCGRKKLLASTIDPPLEIAVTEEQRRLLRCYHKNLEDLGLEVTFPDTSDSLVLVGKAPLCFVEREASELRRGRSTVTKSIVEELIREQVESLQATGGVQRTLPLTVQRVLASQACRGAIKFNDSLSVEESCHLLESLSRCQLPFQCAHGRPSMLPLADLDHLEQERQMKPNLLKLCKMAQAWRLFGKAEGRDARRNLMAPAPPCQPGPP
- the MLH3 gene encoding DNA mismatch repair protein Mlh3 isoform X3, translating into MIKCLSAEVQAKLRSGLAIGSLAQCVEELALNSIDAEAKCVAVRVNLETFQVQVIDNGCGMRREDLAKVGSRYCTSKCSSLEELEKPRFYGFRGEALASIADMASAVEISSRENRTMRTFVRLFQNGKALNVSEAELTRPSAGTTVTAYNLFYQLPVRRKCTDPRLEFEKVRQRIEALSLLHPSISFSLRNDVSGSMVLQLSKTKDTCSRFCQIYGLAKSQKLKEIRFKYQEFELDGFISSEAHYNKNMQFLFVNKRLILRTKLHKLIDFLLRKESIICKPRNGPGSRQMNLNPRYRSNPELHGIYVINVHCPFCEYDICMDPAKTLIEFQNWDTLLACIQEGVKMFLKKEKLFVELSGEDLKEFSEDNGFSLLSATLQRHVFSDEKCDQLSFREACNNISDSYELFNLRSKAVKRKASTENRNPQDPRDSETATKQTSDPLSYTYELDGSSHSGATVSSLSMKDSSGPDLRGSEELKTEASRLVGKNEKPDQCCSELHSSETSRGTSPEMFSSPSQTCHRGGNVELQSSGTPASSTATLILNSQSLQNRLERSEEATKRGYQLPSLETIRLRAHAAQRKERERKKDPPSPGGGRSFSCGHVKLSSTGFITHRVQNEQVKSSETEHLFKHCLGSGPVSVRGTFGNRTCHPYEAPSIKDLTRTSSKESTQLLATHLHRPSVTYRVEAKPVATDRESAVFQEGSEKSHTGCVLPDTISFPWCRRVATDSKKAGKLTGSSRPVSHKKLSLSSQLGSLEKFKRQYGKIENHRSPEVEESNNFEITADSRIPVEPNLSLKDKIHLGNADIAGTTTQKHGDSNSSCPPVRHILDSEKLPFSMEENCLEQQVPHVRESPLVLQDLVHVNRTPWEAEKSLESLASKLSRMKGSERETQAVETVSQLTECAQSGARREAEDTCSELSLDSYRPFKKEHEEPGDGIIPASDSVAWEIAVARDGETPSNNHRTENSVTPELCVLPSDDVLFISEDPEALRASHQEAGSPDSASRMLASHTAYPEGEDPTAKTRSENEEPDTCSLDWQRHFDVALGRMVYINKVTGLSMFSAPTQDVQVACTKNLTTVAVDVLLENGFQYRCHPFRSDLVLPFLPRTQEERAVVMQSDQDAVGDGAGSQSLQSLFSAWDNPVFARCPQVAVDVSSGQAESLAVRVHNILYPYRFTKDMIHSMQVLQQVDNKFIACLLSTEPTRRGEAGGNLLVLVDQHAAHERVRLEQLIVDSYEHQGPQGCGRKKLLASTIDPPLEIAVTEEQRRLLRCYHKNLEDLGLEVTFPDTSDSLVLVGKAPLCFVEREASELRRGRSTVTKSIVEELIREQVENAWASVTAGHRRCPEDFAADGSESVSVPGLPWGH
- the MLH3 gene encoding DNA mismatch repair protein Mlh3 isoform X2 — translated: MIKCLSAEVQAKLRSGLAIGSLAQCVEELALNSIDAEAKCVAVRVNLETFQVQVIDNGCGMRREDLAKVGSRYCTSKCSSLEELEKPRFYGFRGEALASIADMASAVEISSRENRTMRTFVRLFQNGKALNVSEAELTRPSAGTTVTAYNLFYQLPVRRKCTDPRLEFEKVRQRIEALSLLHPSISFSLRNDVSGSMVLQLSKTKDTCSRFCQIYGLAKSQKLKEIRFKYQEFELDGFISSEAHYNKNMQFLFVNKRLILRTKLHKLIDFLLRKESIICKPRNGPGSRQMNLNPRYRSNPELHGIYVINVHCPFCEYDICMDPAKTLIEFQNWDTLLACIQEGVKMFLKKEKLFVELSGEDLKEFSEDNGFSLLSATLQRHVFSDEKCDQLSFREACNNISDSYELFNLRSKAVKRKASTENRNPQDPRDSETATKQTSDPLSYTYELDGSSHSGATVSSLSMKDSSGPDLRGSEELKTEASRLVGKNEKPDQCCSELHSSETSRGTSPEMFSSPSQTCHRGGNVELQSSGTPASSTATLILNSQSLQNRLERSEEATKRGYQLPSLETIRLRAHAAQRKERERKKDPPSPGGGRSFSCGHVKLSSTGFITHRVQNEQVKSSETEHLFKHCLGSGPVSVRGTFGNRTCHPYEAPSIKDLTRTSSKESTQLLATHLHRPSVTYRVEAKPVATDRESAVFQEGSEKSHTGCVLPDTISFPWCRRVATDSKKAGKLTGSSRPVSHKKLSLSSQLGSLEKFKRQYGKIENHRSPEVEESNNFEITADSRIPVEPNLSLKDKIHLGNADIAGTTTQKHGDSNSSCPPVRHILDSEKLPFSMEENCLEQQVPHVRESPLVLQDLVHVNRTPWEAEKSLESLASKLSRMKGSERETQAVETVSQLTECAQSGARREAEDTCSELSLDSYRPFKKEHEEPGDGIIPASDSVAWEIAVARDGETPSNNHRTENSVTPELCVLPSDDVLFISEDPEALRASHQEAGSPDSASRMLASHTAYPEGEDPTAKTRSENEEPDTCSLDWQRHFDVALGRMVYINKVTGLSMFSAPTQDVQVACTKNLTTVAVDVLLENDAVGDGAGSQSLQSLFSAWDNPVFARCPQVAVDVSSGQAESLAVRVHNILYPYRFTKDMIHSMQVLQQVDNKFIACLLSTEPTRRGEAGGNLLVLVDQHAAHERVRLEQLIVDSYEHQGPQGCGRKKLLASTIDPPLEIAVTEEQRRLLRCYHKNLEDLGLEVTFPDTSDSLVLVGKAPLCFVEREASELRRGRSTVTKSIVEELIREQVESLQATGGVQRTLPLTVQRVLASQACRGAIKFNDSLSVEESCHLLESLSRCQLPFQCAHGRPSMLPLADLDHLEQERQMKPNLLKLCKMAQAWRLFGKAEGRDARRNLMAPAPPCQPGPP